TGTTGGAAGCTATGAGGCGGCTTTGAAGGAGCAAGCTAGTGGGCAAAATGAGAACGATGTCATGAAGTCTGCTCATGACATCTTCTTTAACGACTACCACGCGAAGTTCGCACTTGAACACGCGTGGAGGGAGCTGAGGTATGATCAAAAGTGGAGATCGACCTCTTGCGCAAAAGATGGTGCAAAGGAGAAACGAAAGGAGGCTGCAGAGTCAGTCCCTGACTCGGATGAGGCTAGGCCTCCTGGTGTGAAGGCTTGCAAATCAGCCAAACGCAAGAAAAAGGGGAATGAAGCAGCATTTGATCGACTAGAGAGCATTCTAGACTTGAAACGGAACCTAtcgaaacaaaaaatactagaTCGATTACTCTCTAAGAAAATAGAAACTCTAACTGAGAGTGAGGTGGCTCTGAAGGACAAACTAGTTTCTGAGATGCTCTAGGTGACAATTTGATAATTTGTCTAGTTTTCTATGTTGTTTAGTTGATAATTTGCTTAGTTCATTACTTGATAACTGCTTGTACTTAGTTGCGGATTTGCTTAGTTCATTACTTGTTGACTAAAACTTCTTTTCTTATGTCTCGTTTTGCAGGTGAAGGTTGTTGGTTGTGATGGTCACGGGTTCTACAAGGTTTATTGCTTCTGCAGGTCACGGGTTCTGGAGGTCACGGGTTCTACAAGGTCACGGGTTCTACTGGCGCAGCACGTTTTTTTCTGAGATTGATGGGTTCTGCTTCACGGGTTATCGTAGTAGTAGTAGTTGTACTCTAGTGTGATGGGTTCTGCTTCACGGGTTGTGCTTCAGAGGAAGCATATTGTAATAGGCTGTAGTGTTGTTGTCACGGGTTGTACTGGTGACAACAATTTTTCAAGTACTTGTGGTTGTTTATGCAAGTGTCACGGATGTTGTATAACATCACTATATAATCTATGTCTCATTTATGCATTGGTCTCATATTCTTGTTCATCTTTTCTCTCTAAAACAATCACAACACAACTATATTTCCCATCTCTTATCTAAACAATCACAAGACAACTcccaaacattcttcttctATCAAGCGCAAacattcttcttcttatctAACCCCACGcccaaacattcttcttctATCAAGACAACCACAACACAATCCACCCACGCCAacacttcatcatattttcttgttctatctctttttttttcaaattttttctcttaattttttttttttaactcttaatcatattttcttcttctatcttgtttttttcaattttttctctttttaatttttttttaaaaaactctaaatcatttgttcttcttttatctcttttttttttctttaaaataaatgtcGTCCTCATCGTCAGATGGCGTAGATGAAGCTTTTGAAGAATTTTTTGACGAAGAATTTGATAATATCGTCGACTCCCTACTTGATGTACATGCCAACAAACCAAAGAGACAAGCTTATATCAAAATAGATCGGGAACAAGGCCACATTCAACTATGGAATGACTATTTCCAGGAAAATCCTACTTACCCACCGGACATGTTTAGGCggcgttttcgaatgaacaagccattgttccttcgcattgtcgaGCGGCTAAGTACAGGTGTTCCATACTTTCGGCAAAGACGAAATGCTCACGGAAGGAAAGGCCTATCACCACTTCAAAAATGTACGGTAGCTATACGTATGCTCGCATATGGTCAATCGGGAGATACgtatgacgaatatctccgacttggtgaaagTACGGCACTTTTATGTTTGGAACATTTCACTAATGGGATAATAGACTTTTTTGGTGAAGAGTATCTAAGAAGACCTACCGCGGAAGATCTTCAACGAttactcgatattggagaggttCGCGGGTTTCCAGGAATGATTGGTAGCattgactgtatgcattgggagtggaaaaattgtCCTACGGCTTGGAGAGGGCAGTACACACGAGGttcaggaaagccgacaattgtcttagaggcTGTGGCATcagaagatctttggatatggcacgcatttttcggattaccaggtaccttaaacgatatcaatgttcttgatcggtctcctgtttttgatgacattatacAAGGTCGAGCACCTAAAGTTAAATTCAAGGTCAACAATCACACTTACCGTATGGCGTACTACCTTACTGACGGAATTTATCCGaattggtcaacatttatccaatccatcccacttcctcaaggtAATAAAGCAGAGCTGTTTGCTAAACATCAAGAATCCACTAGGAAAGATGTCGAAAGGGCTTTCGGGGTATTGCAATCGAGGTTTGCAATAGTAAAAAACCCAGGTCGGCTATGGGACAAGGAAAAGttagggaagattatgagaacTTGTGTCATATTACACAATATGATTGTGGAGAACGAACGAGGCGGATACTCTCTAAGTGATACTTCTCAGTTCGAGTCAGGAGAGTCAAGCAGAAGTTCGAAAGTCAAAAGGAGAGAAAGTTTGCATTTGAATAACATGCTAGGCATGCGCAATGAAGTTCGGGATTCAGGAAAACATGATagtttgaaagctgatttagttgaaaatgtATGGCAAAAATTTGGTAACTTAGATGAATAATCTTTGTATGTTCATCAATTATCAATGTaatgaataaattttatttataaaatatattttacaatattatatttatcttttcaaaataatttcaaaagttaaaaaaaaattataaatatattatttaattcttATGAACTCCTTCTTTAGATTCACTAATGTAGAAGCACAATAGCAAAAAGTTCAATACTATTCATGACCCTacccaaaaaatattaaaaaaatgctaTGAACCCCAAAGGGGGGTTCACTAATGTGGATGCTCTTAGCTAATAAATCAGACGATACATTTTCAGTTAGAGGAATTAAAACAATCGAGAACTCTGAGAATCttctcttcagcttctgcagCTCATCTAGTTCAGTGAAGAAGTTGAGTCATGCTCCTGGGTCTTGAATCATTGAGATGAGATCCTTACAATCGGTGCCAAAAGCCTGACACATCGATAGTTGAAGCATGCACTCCATCGCCCATAAAAGGGCCTCAAGCTCCGAATGAAGTGGTGAGATTCTTCGGCGTTGGTTTCTTGCTCCCAATAGCTGAGTCGTTCCTCCTGAGATTTTTCATGTCCATCCATAACCACTAAAGAATGTGTATTATGTCCATGAACCATCTATTAGacttctctctgaattttttatCTGCTCTGGGGTTATTCTAATTGTTTGTTCCTCTTGTTTGTTGTTTGCTTCAAACCAAGCATGGCATTCTGATTCAGCATGTCGGATAGTTTTCAAGGGGTCTTTGTCTATTCCTCTGAAAAGTTTATCATTCAttgctttccaaatataccacatAATCCAAGGATATGGTTCTTTATCCAACTCAGGGTCTTCTATGTCATTTTTCCTCCAAAAAAGATAGTTAATGTTCGCATAATGACTCGTGGTACGGAACATTGGTGGTGGGGCTGTGGTTGCTGCATGTGCCCATGTTTGTAATGCTGGGGGACACTCAAAGATGGCATGATTTATGGTTTCATCATCTGCTCCACATCTGGGACAATGATTGTCGCATCGCATGTGACGAtgtgttagatttttttttattgctaaTTATCCAGAGATCGTTTGccagatgaaatgttttggtttTAGTGGAGCTTGtatcttccaagcaaaggcttggagTTTTGTGATGCTCGGTTCTTCATGGGTTTCCACTGCCTCTCTGTTGAGGATGTTCCTGGCTACCCAATATCCCGATTTAATAGTGTACATCCCATTCTTAGTAAAGCTCCATCAATATTTATCCCGCTGATGTCATTGGCTTATGGCCAAAGATTGAATCAGAAGGATGTCGTCCGGGTGTACGTAATTTTCAAGCATCTCCGAGTTCCATGTTTTTGGCTCCTCTATCATAAATTCGTGAGCTGACATCATTAGATGTACTACCGGTGCTATTGGTCTAGCTGGTTTTGCAGGTATTGTTGGTATCCAATGGTCTTCCCAATCTCTAATCTCATTTCCGGAGTAAACCTTCTGTCTGATCCCCAACATCATCAATGGTTTTGCTGCCATTATACTTGTCCATCCACATGAGGGTCTATCTAATTTGTTAAGCCGCAAAGGTGTGCTACTTCTGAAGTATTTTTTTCTCAGAACTCTAGCTACCAAAGAATCTGGGTTTTGTACCAAGCGCCATAATTGTTTGACTAGTAGGGCTATGTTGAATTCATGGATCATTCTGGATCCAATTCCTCCCTCCTCTCTTGGTTTGCATAGATCTTCCCATTTTACACAATGTATACCCCTTTTAAGAAGGTTCGGGCTCTACCAGAACTGTGCAATGGCACTAGCTAAGTTTTCACAGGTCTCTAATGATAGTAGCAGGGTTGACATCACATAAGTAGGAAGACCAGTAAGATAGACTTTATGAGTATTTCCTTTCTTCCCTTTGTTAGCCAACGTCACGTCCACCCATTTACGCGATTTTGCAACCATTCCTTCAAGAAGGCaaacaattttcttttcaaGCCACTAATATCCTCAGAAATACCAAGATATGTCCCCATCCCTCCCTCATTTGCAATTCATGTTGTGGTTTTGATGGTCAAAAACAATAATGGAGATGATCAAAAAGAAATGGAGATGGtctaatatatatacttatataaataAACTCCATTTTTGCAaagggtaattttttttaacaataaacTATGTTTAAAgaactttttttgtcatcaacataaacaTGCTCTATTAAGACTCTGGTAACCAAACATAGGACTCTACATTCATAAATATGAAATAGCAAGATTGACTGCGAACACCGCGTGCAAGATTGTATACCCTTGTATTTTGAATCTTCGGGATATGAATGATATATCTTAGCCTTGGAAAAACATTCCTTAAATAGTTGAATCGCTTCGAGATATATTGCAATGAATACCATTTTTCTGGCTCGGAAACTATCTTcactaattaaaaataatctgttgaaaacttttttcattaaatttatGTACTCATTATCAATTTTAATCATAGTATTTCAatctaattttttctttttcatatacactttatttatatcatatagaagcctaataaattaaaaaaatcaatgatGTTTTTCAtgagtatatattataaatatattttttttgtcaaaataaaaagtactccctccgttctttaatgatagattttttagaaaaaaagtttgtttcacaaagatgtatttttgtgtgtttctatgaaaaaaattataaatttcaaaaaaaataattgattttattgaattactattggttaaaagttattaaaaattaaaaattatataaaacgatacatttattataatagtttaatgtgtttttttaatatgtgtgaaaatactaaaaagcaTATATTTGCGGAACGGAGGAGTATATATTActaaatatatttgtaaaagaAGGTACATTGAACCCCTCTTTTTGCAAAAGGTGCGTATATGGAGGTAAGATTAGTGATCGGGGAGCACCATTGATGTTTTGTCTTGTGTttgtctcttctcttcttctcttggaGTGCGTTTTGGAACTAGTGGAGAGTTATTGTATCATAACCCCAGGGATCATAACTAATTATATTCTCTTTTCTTCAAAAAGAATAACTAATTATATCATTCCAATGTATATAgtttcgaaaataaaataacaacgATAATAGTCGTTAGTGAGTACCATACCACAAAAATGGTCTCTATTCATTTCATCTTATAAACACGTACGACGTCGTCTCTTCGTCATCGTGATCTAAGCAGTATCTTcggggatgattggttggggcTGTAGATGCTCTGGACAGCCAAAATTTAGTCTACAGCTATATATGTCAACCAATCAAGCTTTGCTTTCCTTAAAAAACTCACAGCAAAAAAATCtctgaaaaatcaaaatatggctGTAGAGAGCTTTATTTTCAGAGCAAAAAATTAGTGCTTTAGAAATCTACAGCAAGGAAAGCtacaacaaataaatcaaaagattaaattctacagcaaaaaatataaagttacagcacttaccaatcatccccttcatataaatttatattttcccCCACATTAagggtccgattggtaatggctgtagctttaaatattttgctgtagaaaaaaatctgtagactttttgctgtggctttagattttattgctgtagaattttattgaagcactaaaaaattgctttggatatttggctctgcagagcacttgtacagctgtaggatATTTTaagagctgtggtttcaaaaaaaaatttaaagcttgattgctctgaatttggtgctgtggaaataaatagggctgtggacagcacctacagcaactaccaatcaccccctaAGATACAAGATGCAACATttgtaaaaaagtttttttggattaaataaaactaacattcattcaaaaaatatcCCTTacatattaattgagaaacattacaatattgttttgtagccacgtgtcaccatgagaatgaaattcagaatttttagagaaatagatTGGTCcatctttttatattaaactaactgttaaattgataaatagtgtacaaaagaatattttcgcacttttcttaaataaaagctacggaatgacttaatatgattaacatatatatgataatcaatgattatgaataataaatatttgataatattttttgtatctagctcttttttattatatattatattttaaatttttttaaaagactataaattactaaaaatgttaaatgtttCACATTAagattttgtgatcaatgatttaactttttttggtaataacaagatataaatgatcataaatcgtatgaatatgaagtatTATTTACTaaacattcatattatatattaatatagtttaaaatcaaactaaataacatataaaaatacttaaatatgataatttctaaatttgtattgaaaaagtatttaaaccttaatattttaattttgaaatttgcattcaaaaagtcgcacattagaaattttaagTTTATCTTATGAGTATGagttctcaataataaatatttatattaaaatatattatatactccctctgttccttaatattacatattctaggaaaaaaaaattgttttaaaaaaatctattttttacatttttaagacatgttttattaactaattgtaaatttcaaaaaacttaattgcactTACTGAATTgttattggcttaaaattataaaacaaagataaacacaaaaaatatgcaaatttaatgtgttttattaaaatgtgtgaaaaaatctagaatatgtaacattaaaaaaacagagggagtatctatgtccatgtcattgaaatttagttatatatcatataaaataaataaaatgattgttttaatttatttaccaaaaaaatatcgtaaataaacaagatgtattgttttgatttttgcATTTATTcgaatttaattatacacataatacgtaaataaatacaaataaataatactctctccgtttcacaaagatatattttttagtattttcacacatattaagaaaacacaataaatcactataataaatgtatcattttctgtaaattttaattttcaataagtTTTAAccaatattaattcaataaaatcaattaattttcttgaagatTGTAactttttcattgaaaattcaaaaggtctatttttgtgaaacaattttttttctgaaacttcTAACTTAATGAAACGGAGagaataatagataaaaattaattttatatataacattcattcTGTATATTTGTGCGGATCTTaaagtagtatatatatatatataatatgttccATACTTAACAATATGAACACAAAATGGGTTGGAAACTGGAAAAGTGAGTGGCTAGACATGGAAGTCGAATCTGGCATAACTTTTCAACTTTCTCCGcaccatttttattttctgttttatagTTCTATTTCCAGAATCGGGAATGTTAAGGTTATAGTTTTGCACTTTCCCTTTATTCACCCAAAAAAAGCAGCTTTCGTATGATTTTTTCcagcgttttttttttggggacaAATTTCTAGCTTTCTTATGATTGTTCTTTTCTCTTCCGCGGGAAACAATAAAACTAGTTAAAGAATATTTATAGTTTTGGTTTTAAGAACAATTCTTGTGTTTGGCAAAAACATGTTGATAGAAAAGAggttgagaattttttttttttttaagagagGTTGAGAATTTTATCTTTACAACTGCAAATTTTCAATGTTAAAATAGTTTAAGCAATCAACTTTAGCGTTGAGATTCCCCTATCCATAAATTGATTGAAAGCTATTGGGCTTTTTGTCCATTACCTCCTAGATGCATTGGTTAGAGACAGATACAAAACAGAAAGGCTTCCACAAAGTTTTCTGAACTAATGTAACAACCCCTCTCATGGATTCCTATCTTTTAGAAGCTCGTGAAATTTGTTGTCTAGTCTTTTAGATTCCCACAAGAAAATTCATGCATATTTACCTCACACCAACAAATATATCTGATTAACTGTAGAATCATATTGAAAATTTCCAACTTGCCATTTATGtctaatctattttattaaaactgaaatacaaaatagaacaaatattattttcaacaatttattacattttttctttctttattttcactTAATTTAATTACGTTACTAGTTTTTGATCTGCGCGTCCGCacgggtttttgtttttcataattatatatttttaacttttgtcAACGCCATAAACTTAATTGTTTATGTTATTGTTATAGATTCATGTATTATTCAGTTTAGAGATTAGTATATCATGTTCAATGTGTTTAGCttctatttataaattatgagatcatgtttttttattgtgttttattcattttatttggtaaattaaatattaaaatataaaatataaaatatttgagttGTAAGTATAGTTGTgggttttatttaaatatgttttaactattttgatttaaagctgaataaaaagttcaaatttgatattgaaattttttttaaataaataaattattattattatttttttttttttgaaagaattttaaatttcattccAATCAAAAAAACCTTGTTACAGAATTGAAGCTGCCCCCTTTCTATACAAAGTAGAAAAATCTGTAAACTCTATACAAAACTGAATTGACTCCTTAACTCCTATCAAACCACAGCTCCATTGCTTTGTCAAATTTCCctccctttcttcttctcaaagAAGTAATCCTATTCCTGATCAACTTATCTAATCTGGCTATTAGACAAGAAGCAGGCAGAGAAGAAACACCTAATCTTCTCAGGTTTCTTTCATTCCATACTGCATACGCCACTGCTTGGAAACAATAACGGAACAGGAAAGTTACAAGCCTTCCTTGAAACCCATTAACCACTGCCCATTAACGGAACAGGAAAGTTACTGACAAAATTATTTAGtcagaaacataaataaataattaaagcaAGTTACCAAAAGATAAACATAAGGGTTTTTGGAGATGAAGGCGAAGTCTCGAAGAGAAAGCTCGAGGGAGAGATGCGAAATGAGTTTGGTTTGTGTTCAACAGAACTCACTAACATGGTGTTTCCCAACATACAAGTTTGTAACCTGATGAAAACATATTGGTTAAGATT
Above is a window of Brassica napus cultivar Da-Ae chromosome A10, Da-Ae, whole genome shotgun sequence DNA encoding:
- the LOC106369544 gene encoding uncharacterized protein LOC106369544, with the translated sequence MSSSSSDGVDEAFEEFFDEEFDNIVDSLLDVHANKPKRQAYIKIDREQGHIQLWNDYFQENPTYPPDMFRRRFRMNKPLFLRIVERLSTGVPYFRQRRNAHGRKGLSPLQKCTVAIRMLAYGQSGDTYDEYLRLGESTALLCLEHFTNGIIDFFGEEYLRRPTAEDLQRLLDIGEVRGFPGMIGSIDCMHWEWKNCPTAWRGQYTRGRAPKVKFKVNNHTYRMAYYLTDGIYPNWSTFIQSIPLPQGNKAELFAKHQESTRKDVERAFGVLQSRFAIVKNPGRLWDKEKLGKIMRTCVILHNMIVENERGGYSLSDTSQFESGESSRSSKVKRRESLHLNNMLGMRNEVRDSGKHDSLKADLVENVWQKFGNLDE
- the LOC106370822 gene encoding glutathione S-transferase T3-like gives rise to the protein MDPFSLNSPGFVNLLSSQCSQTTQTIDVGSSDVPKPVERRKWTTQEDIVLISAWLNTSKDPIVSNQQKLGSFWKRIEDYFNSSAQLIGFAPREWSQCKQRWGRVNEQVCKFVGSYEAALKEQASGQNENDVMKSAHDIFFNDYHAKFALEHAWRELRYDQKWRSTSCAKDGAKEKRKEAAESVPDSDEARPPGVKACKSAKRKKKGNEAAFDRLESILDLKRNLSKQKILDRLLSKKIETLTESEVALKDKLVKVVGCDGHGFYKVYCFCRSRVLEVTGSTRSRVLLAQHVFF